GAAAGCATTTACTGCCAAAGATCAAAACGGAGATGAATTTGATATTTCTCAATATCTCGGTAAAAAACCTTTAGTCATTTATTTTTATCCCAAAAATTTTACGCCAGGTTGCACCAAAGAAGCTTGTAGTTTTAGAGACAGCTATCAAGATTTTAAAGACCTCGGTGCTGAGGTTATCGGCATAAGTGATGACAGCGAAAGTTCACACCAACGCTTTGCTAAAAAACACGATTTGCCTTTTACA
This genomic window from Flavobacterium sp. CS20 contains:
- a CDS encoding peroxiredoxin, encoding MKVNDKLKAFTAKDQNGDEFDISQYLGKKPLVIYFYPKNFTPGCTKEACSFRDSYQDFKDLGAEVIGISDDSESSHQRFAKKHDLPFTLLSDQDGKLRKQFGVKKSLLGLLPGRETFIFDDKGILIHRFNSMDAKPHIRKALKVVKEIKS